DNA from Thermoflexus hugenholtzii JAD2:
ATGCGGGAGCGCATCCGCATCGACGGGGAGCTCATCCCCCCGGCGACCGTCGTTCATCTCTTGGAGCGCCTCCGGCCGGAGATCGCCGCGGATCCGGCCCTCACGGTCTTCGACATCCTGACCGCTATGGGTTTCCTCGCGTTTGCGGAGGCCGGGGTCGAGATCGCCGTGGTGGAAGTGGGCCTGGGAGGACGGCTGGACTCCACCAACGTGGTCTCCCCGGCGGTCTGCCTGATCACCGCCCTCAGCATGGATCACGTGGAGATCCTGGGCCCTACGCTCACCCACATCGCCTTCGAGAAGGCCGGCATCATCAAGCCGGGGATCCCGGTGGGGACCGCCCCGCAAGCCGAGGAGGCGATGGCGGTGTTGCGGCGGGTGGCGGCGGAGCGCGGCGCCCCCCTCCTGACCCTGGATGGATGGCGGTACGGTCCCTGGGAGATCTCGCCGGCGGGGCAGTGGGGGGAGATCCGCCCGCCGGAGGGATCGGGCTGGTCGGTGCGCCTCCCCCTCCTGGGCCGCCACCAGTGGGAGAACGCCGCCCTGGCGGTCTTGGCCGCCCTCCAGCTGCGGGCGCAGGGCTGGTCGCTCCCCGATGCGGCGATTTCGGAGGGGCTGGCGCGGGTGCGCTGGCCCGGCCGCTTCGAGGTGTTGCGGGAGGAGCCCCCGGTGGTGCTGGACGGGGCCCACAACGATGCCTCCGCCACTCGCCTGGCGGAGACCCTGATGGAGGTCTTCCCGGGGCGCCGCTGGGGGCTGGTTTTCGGGGTCTCGGCGGACAAGGACGCGACGGCCATCCTGCGGCCGCTGCGTCCTCTGGTCGGGGAGATCTGGCTGACCCGATCCCGTCATCCCCGGGCGGCCGATCCCGCGGCGCTCGTGGCCGCTGCGGTGGCCCTCGGCCTTCGGGCACGGGTGCGGGCGACGGTGGCAGAGGCCTTCGAGGAGGCCCTGGCCTCCGGCGGGCCGGTGCTGGTGGCCGGTTCCCTCTTCGTGGTCGCCGAGGCTCGGGAGACGTGGGCGGCGCGGGGCGGGATGCCCATGCCGGAGGTCGACCCTCTCCCCCTCCGGGTCGGAGGGCGGTGAAGGCGGCTTCGGAGCGCTCCTCCGGCGTGCCGGGGCGCGCGACCGGGATCCCCCTTCGAAGCGGTGGAAGCATCGA
Protein-coding regions in this window:
- a CDS encoding bifunctional folylpolyglutamate synthase/dihydrofolate synthase, whose translation is MRDIETAYAEVLAELFSRADFEVRRPRLPEAFRLEPIRCLLERLGDPHRRYAVVHIAGTKGKGSTAAMVEAILRAAGYRTGLYTSPHLHTMRERIRIDGELIPPATVVHLLERLRPEIAADPALTVFDILTAMGFLAFAEAGVEIAVVEVGLGGRLDSTNVVSPAVCLITALSMDHVEILGPTLTHIAFEKAGIIKPGIPVGTAPQAEEAMAVLRRVAAERGAPLLTLDGWRYGPWEISPAGQWGEIRPPEGSGWSVRLPLLGRHQWENAALAVLAALQLRAQGWSLPDAAISEGLARVRWPGRFEVLREEPPVVLDGAHNDASATRLAETLMEVFPGRRWGLVFGVSADKDATAILRPLRPLVGEIWLTRSRHPRAADPAALVAAAVALGLRARVRATVAEAFEEALASGGPVLVAGSLFVVAEARETWAARGGMPMPEVDPLPLRVGGR